A single genomic interval of Chitinophaga sp. 180180018-3 harbors:
- the tatA gene encoding twin-arginine translocase TatA/TatE family subunit has product MTAVFVKSPFLILQDIGMSELLLIAVVVLLLFGGKKIPELMRGLGKGIREFNDAKNNVRQEIEEGMREKPAQPSAPATTDTPHASDATKA; this is encoded by the coding sequence ATGACTGCTGTTTTTGTTAAATCACCGTTTTTAATTCTGCAGGATATAGGCATGTCCGAGCTGCTGTTGATAGCAGTTGTAGTTTTGCTGCTTTTCGGGGGGAAGAAGATTCCTGAACTGATGCGCGGTCTCGGTAAAGGTATCCGCGAATTTAACGACGCCAAAAACAATGTGCGCCAGGAAATTGAAGAAGGCATGAGAGAAAAGCCGGCACAGCCTTCTGCTCCGGCAACAACAGATACTCCGCATGCGTCTGACGCAACTAAGGCGTAA
- the trmD gene encoding tRNA (guanosine(37)-N1)-methyltransferase TrmD, which yields MRIDIITVLPELLESPLSHSIMKRAQAKGLLEVHVHPLRQYSNLKHQQVDDYQFGGGAGMVMMLEPIVNAIETLQAKVTYDEVIYLTPDGETLNQKMANQLSLKGNLLLLCGHYKGIDQRIRDHFVTKEISIGDYVLSGGELGAAVLVDAIGRLLPGVLNNETSALTDSFQDNLLAPPVYTRPEEFRGWKVPEVLLSGDHKKIDEWRHHESVERTKQRRPDLL from the coding sequence ATGCGAATAGATATAATCACTGTATTACCGGAGTTGCTGGAAAGCCCGTTGTCGCATTCCATCATGAAGAGAGCACAGGCTAAAGGCTTGCTGGAAGTGCATGTGCATCCACTCAGGCAATACTCCAATCTGAAGCACCAACAGGTCGATGATTACCAGTTTGGTGGCGGGGCCGGTATGGTGATGATGCTGGAGCCGATTGTGAATGCGATCGAAACCCTGCAGGCAAAGGTGACGTATGATGAGGTTATTTACCTGACTCCCGATGGGGAGACGCTGAACCAGAAAATGGCTAATCAGCTGTCGCTCAAAGGGAATTTGCTGCTGCTTTGCGGTCACTATAAAGGCATTGATCAGCGCATACGGGATCATTTCGTGACAAAGGAGATATCTATTGGTGACTATGTACTGAGTGGTGGCGAGCTGGGGGCAGCAGTACTCGTGGATGCGATAGGAAGACTATTGCCAGGCGTACTGAATAACGAAACCAGTGCACTTACAGACTCATTCCAGGACAATCTGCTGGCGCCGCCGGTATATACCCGCCCTGAAGAGTTCAGGGGCTGGAAGGTGCCCGAGGTGTTGTTAAGCGGTGATCACAAGAAAATCGATGAGTGGCGACACCATGAGTCGGTTGAAAGAACAAAACAACGCAGACCAGATCTGCTATAA
- the rplS gene encoding 50S ribosomal protein L19, giving the protein MNAISFVHEQLTANKQYPKFKAGDNVTVNYKIVEGNKERIQSFKGDVVKIQGTGFTTSFTVRKISDGIGVERLFPLYSPNIDGIVLNKVGKVRRARLYYLRERAGKKARIKEKRV; this is encoded by the coding sequence ATGAACGCAATTTCGTTTGTTCACGAACAACTGACAGCTAACAAACAGTACCCGAAGTTTAAAGCAGGCGACAACGTCACTGTCAATTATAAAATCGTGGAAGGTAATAAAGAAAGGATTCAGTCCTTTAAAGGTGATGTTGTAAAAATCCAGGGTACAGGATTCACGACTTCTTTCACTGTTAGAAAAATATCTGACGGTATTGGTGTTGAAAGGCTGTTTCCGCTTTACTCTCCTAACATCGATGGTATCGTGTTGAACAAAGTGGGTAAAGTTAGAAGAGCAAGACTTTACTACCTGCGCGAACGTGCTGGTAAGAAAGCCCGTATTAAGGAAAAAAGGGTTTAG
- a CDS encoding transglycosylase SLT domain-containing protein gives MRKVFLLMLLPAASLLSASAMGGNSNPKEMVYPVKGPDTSVVKLNHRVHLPKDSVPASPTTVAVKKAAQSLPNAIRSAKVYEQINNNLVAGYVNNYASRYSQHLQIMIDKGQPYFNMIEKVFRDNGIPEEMKYLAVIESSFNTNARSRVGAVGAWQFMAGTARIFGLSVGKRVDERKDFYKSTLAAAQYLNQLYSQFNDWILVVAAYNCGPGGVQRAINASGRTDFWGMQYFLPAETRNHVYKFVATGYILDRFNNFFGVSDDNTANTITVNMPAEEHLSAAVARGPLTEEEIYNTVEFNITGKYRLEAIAKKLEMPLAELDRLNPGFTKAMSSVENNYDLRVPKEKMKQFMAEKDEMLKESVQMTLDDKAVGFDRSKFPAPVKMADKHTAEKKTTTTSSSRKHHSVKKHHGAKKHTGAKRKGGKKRK, from the coding sequence ATGAGAAAAGTCTTTTTACTAATGCTTTTGCCAGCGGCAAGTTTATTGAGTGCGAGTGCAATGGGAGGCAATAGCAATCCTAAAGAGATGGTGTATCCGGTGAAAGGGCCAGATACTTCGGTAGTTAAATTGAATCACAGGGTGCATTTACCTAAGGATTCAGTACCGGCATCTCCGACAACTGTGGCGGTTAAGAAGGCTGCTCAAAGTCTTCCTAATGCTATCCGCAGTGCCAAGGTGTATGAACAGATCAACAACAATCTGGTAGCTGGTTATGTGAATAACTATGCTTCCCGGTACAGTCAACACCTGCAGATCATGATTGATAAGGGACAACCTTATTTCAACATGATCGAAAAAGTATTCCGCGATAATGGTATTCCTGAGGAAATGAAATACCTGGCGGTAATAGAATCCAGCTTTAATACCAATGCCCGTTCACGTGTAGGAGCAGTAGGCGCCTGGCAGTTTATGGCAGGTACTGCAAGGATCTTTGGTCTGAGCGTAGGTAAGAGAGTGGATGAAAGGAAAGATTTCTATAAATCTACCCTTGCAGCAGCTCAGTATCTGAATCAGCTGTATTCACAGTTTAACGACTGGATCCTGGTGGTAGCAGCTTATAACTGCGGTCCCGGTGGTGTACAGCGTGCGATCAATGCCAGCGGCCGTACTGATTTCTGGGGCATGCAGTATTTCCTGCCGGCAGAAACACGGAATCATGTTTATAAATTCGTGGCAACCGGTTATATCCTCGACAGGTTCAACAACTTCTTCGGTGTGAGTGACGACAATACCGCCAACACAATCACTGTGAATATGCCTGCTGAAGAACATCTTTCGGCAGCAGTAGCCAGAGGGCCACTGACTGAAGAGGAAATCTATAATACTGTAGAATTCAATATCACCGGGAAATATCGTCTGGAAGCTATTGCAAAGAAACTGGAAATGCCGCTGGCTGAACTGGACCGTTTAAATCCGGGTTTTACCAAAGCAATGTCCAGTGTTGAGAATAACTATGATCTGCGCGTTCCTAAAGAGAAGATGAAGCAGTTCATGGCAGAGAAAGATGAGATGCTGAAAGAGTCTGTACAGATGACCCTGGATGATAAAGCTGTTGGTTTCGACAGATCTAAATTCCCCGCTCCGGTGAAAATGGCTGACAAGCATACGGCAGAGAAAAAAACTACTACTACTTCTTCTTCCCGTAAACATCACAGTGTAAAAAAACACCATGGTGCTAAAAAGCATACAGGAGCTAAGAGGAAAGGAGGAAAGAAAAGAAAATAA
- the gatA gene encoding Asp-tRNA(Asn)/Glu-tRNA(Gln) amidotransferase subunit GatA: MSEFSCITTFHKALYAGSTSCTERVRYYLDRIAQLKHLNAFVEVFEEEALERARLLDSRIKNGEKLGALAGVVIGIKDVICYKGHNVHAASRILEGFTSLFSATAVERLLAEDAIIIGNLNCDEFAMGSTNENSVFGPTLNALDHSRVPGGSSGGSAVAVQADLCQVSLGSDTGGSVRQPADFCGIVGLKPTYGRISRFGLIAYASSFDQIGIFGRNIADVAAVLQVIAGPDEFDSTASQREVPDYKVHLEGNKSFRFAYLRDAQYHDGLDAEMKDSYIDFFEALQSQGHSVSGKSFEYLDHVVPAYYVLTTAEASSNLSRYDGVKFGHRTAEKNLDLTEFYKKSRSEGFGKEVKRRILLGTFVLSAGYYDAYYTKAQQVRRLVTEKLNDILDEYDAILMPTVPSTAFKLGEKINDPIAMYLADIYTVLANLAGVPAISVPLRRHSNGMPYGVQIITKKFSEANLLQIAHQLMAKEQVTVV, encoded by the coding sequence TTGTCTGAATTCAGCTGTATAACTACTTTTCATAAAGCATTATACGCCGGCAGTACAAGCTGTACGGAAAGGGTACGCTATTATCTCGACCGTATAGCACAGTTAAAACATCTGAATGCCTTTGTGGAGGTGTTTGAGGAAGAGGCGCTGGAAAGAGCCCGTTTGCTGGACAGCCGGATTAAAAACGGCGAAAAGCTGGGTGCACTGGCAGGTGTGGTGATAGGTATTAAGGATGTAATCTGCTATAAAGGCCATAATGTACATGCCGCTTCCCGTATACTGGAAGGGTTTACTTCATTATTTTCCGCAACGGCTGTTGAACGTCTGTTGGCGGAAGATGCCATTATCATTGGTAATCTGAACTGCGATGAATTCGCCATGGGATCTACCAATGAAAATTCGGTTTTTGGGCCCACTCTGAATGCCCTGGATCATTCCCGTGTTCCGGGCGGATCATCAGGAGGTTCGGCTGTAGCAGTGCAGGCAGACCTGTGCCAGGTAAGCCTCGGCAGTGATACTGGAGGCTCCGTACGGCAACCGGCGGATTTTTGCGGTATAGTAGGGTTGAAACCTACTTATGGCCGTATTTCCCGTTTCGGTCTTATTGCATATGCTTCTTCCTTCGATCAGATTGGCATTTTTGGCAGGAATATTGCTGATGTGGCCGCTGTTTTGCAGGTGATCGCCGGGCCGGATGAGTTCGATAGTACGGCTTCTCAAAGAGAAGTTCCTGATTATAAAGTACACCTGGAGGGCAATAAATCCTTCAGATTTGCGTATTTAAGGGACGCTCAGTACCACGACGGGCTGGATGCGGAAATGAAGGATAGCTATATTGATTTCTTTGAAGCCCTGCAATCGCAGGGTCATTCGGTTTCAGGAAAGAGTTTTGAATACCTTGATCATGTAGTTCCTGCTTATTATGTACTTACTACGGCAGAGGCTTCTTCTAATTTATCCCGTTACGATGGGGTGAAATTCGGGCACAGAACTGCTGAGAAGAACCTGGATCTGACAGAATTTTACAAAAAAAGTAGATCTGAAGGTTTTGGTAAAGAAGTAAAACGTCGTATCTTACTGGGAACTTTTGTGCTGAGTGCTGGCTACTATGACGCATATTATACTAAGGCACAACAAGTAAGGCGTCTTGTGACAGAAAAACTCAACGATATACTGGACGAATACGACGCCATTTTAATGCCAACTGTGCCATCAACGGCTTTTAAACTGGGGGAAAAAATAAATGATCCTATAGCCATGTACCTGGCAGATATTTATACGGTACTGGCAAATCTGGCAGGGGTTCCGGCGATATCCGTCCCTCTGCGCAGGCATTCAAATGGAATGCCATACGGTGTACAGATCATCACAAAGAAGTTTAGCGAAGCAAACTTGTTGCAGATAGCCCATCAATTGATGGCTAAGGAACAGGTTACTGTTGTTTAA